One genomic region from Haloarcula taiwanensis encodes:
- a CDS encoding NAD(P)-dependent glycerol-1-phosphate dehydrogenase produces MFEKRTWIRLPRNVVVGHGVLGRTIEAVSELHLTGRPLVVSSPTPHEVAGKRVVEQFEDAGYDPSEIVIEEASFDAVQQVIDHASEIDAGFLLGVGGGKAIDITKMAADDLGLGFVSVPTAASHDGIVSGRGSVPEGDTRHSVAAEPPLAVIADTEVLAEAPWRLTTAGCADIISNYTAVRDWQLAHRLKNVPYSEYAGALSQMTAEMLVESADSIKKGLEESSWIVVKALVSSGVAMSIAGSSRPASGAEHLFSHQLDRLVPDGALHGHQVGVGSIMTEYLHSGQKGKWKDARDALAAIGAPTTADELGIDDETVIEALTTAHQIRDRYTVLGDGMSEEAAIEAATVTGVI; encoded by the coding sequence CACCTGACCGGCCGGCCGCTCGTCGTCTCCAGTCCGACGCCACACGAGGTCGCTGGCAAGCGGGTCGTCGAACAGTTCGAGGACGCGGGGTACGACCCCTCGGAAATTGTTATTGAGGAGGCCAGTTTCGACGCTGTGCAGCAGGTTATCGACCACGCGTCGGAGATTGACGCGGGCTTCCTGCTGGGGGTCGGCGGTGGGAAAGCCATCGACATCACGAAGATGGCGGCCGACGACCTCGGGCTGGGGTTCGTCTCGGTCCCGACGGCCGCGAGTCACGACGGCATCGTCTCCGGCCGCGGCTCAGTCCCCGAGGGCGATACGCGCCACAGCGTCGCCGCCGAACCGCCACTGGCCGTCATCGCCGATACAGAGGTGCTGGCGGAGGCTCCCTGGCGGCTGACCACCGCCGGCTGTGCCGATATCATTTCGAACTACACCGCCGTCCGGGACTGGCAGCTCGCCCACCGGCTCAAGAACGTCCCCTACTCCGAGTACGCCGGCGCGCTCTCACAGATGACCGCCGAGATGCTCGTCGAGAGCGCCGATTCGATAAAAAAGGGCCTAGAGGAGTCGTCCTGGATTGTCGTGAAGGCGCTCGTCTCCTCCGGCGTTGCCATGTCCATCGCCGGCTCCTCGCGCCCGGCCAGCGGCGCAGAGCACCTGTTTTCCCACCAGCTGGACCGGCTCGTCCCCGACGGTGCGCTCCACGGCCACCAGGTCGGCGTCGGCTCCATCATGACCGAGTACCTCCACAGCGGCCAGAAGGGGAAGTGGAAAGACGCCAGGGACGCCCTGGCCGCCATCGGCGCGCCGACGACCGCGGACGAACTCGGCATCGACGACGAGACGGTCATCGAGGCGCTGACGACGGCCCACCAGATACGCGACCGCTACACGGTGCTCGGCGACGGGATGAGCGAAGAAGCGGCGATAGAAGCGGCGACGGTCACCGGCGTTATCTAA
- a CDS encoding S9 family peptidase — protein sequence MTAYDLSRYLNVRSAYGSSFAPDGTLAFLMNTTGVAQLWSLSEPRGWPEQLTFYDDTVSFVDYSPERQELVFGMDEGGNERAQLYRLDDDGRVHELTGMPDAKHRWGGWSPDGEQFAFASNRRDESVFDIYVQDRDATGGDAERVWEGDGWLSVGGFSPDGERLLVSEAHSSFDQDIYVLDIDSESLTHLTPHEGTVRYTSASWGPDGEAVYLVTDAESDTLELARLSLEGDLDIVRSDDQWNIDGVALDKDSGRLVCSRNVDGFNQLTVGELTGPTTVETFPTPDLPGGLAGGVSWGPDAERFAVSVTGRTVNTNVFVVEAETGESEQWTAASTAGIPRETFIEPDVVRFESFDGREIPALFSLPDGAAGGTGAGGDTPVIVDIHGGPESQRRPSFSGLTQYFLSRGYAVFEPNVRGSTGYGKAYTHLDDVEKRMDSVKDLRAGVDWLHDQPAVDPDKIVAMGGSYGGFMVLAALTEYPDLWAAGVDVVGIANFVTFLENTGDWRRELREAEYGSLETDREFLESISPINNVDRIDAPLFVLHGANDPRVPVSEAEQIAEQAAERGVPVEKLVFDDEGHGISKRQNRIEAYTAVVEFLDDHV from the coding sequence GTGACCGCGTACGACCTCTCTCGCTATCTGAACGTCCGGAGCGCCTACGGCAGTTCGTTCGCGCCGGACGGAACGCTCGCCTTCCTGATGAACACGACCGGCGTCGCCCAGCTCTGGTCGCTGTCGGAGCCCCGCGGCTGGCCCGAACAGTTGACGTTCTACGACGACACCGTGAGCTTCGTCGACTACTCGCCCGAGCGCCAGGAACTCGTCTTCGGCATGGACGAGGGCGGCAACGAGCGGGCCCAGCTGTACCGTCTGGACGACGACGGGCGCGTCCACGAACTCACCGGGATGCCCGACGCGAAACACCGCTGGGGCGGCTGGTCGCCGGACGGCGAGCAGTTTGCCTTCGCCTCGAACCGCCGCGACGAGTCCGTCTTCGACATCTACGTCCAGGACCGCGACGCGACCGGCGGCGACGCGGAGCGGGTCTGGGAGGGCGACGGCTGGCTCTCCGTGGGCGGGTTCTCGCCCGACGGCGAGCGACTGTTAGTCAGCGAAGCCCACTCCAGTTTCGACCAGGACATCTACGTGCTAGACATCGACAGCGAGAGCCTCACGCACCTCACGCCACACGAGGGGACGGTCCGCTACACGAGCGCGTCGTGGGGACCAGACGGCGAGGCGGTGTATCTCGTCACCGATGCCGAGAGCGACACGCTCGAACTCGCCCGCCTCTCGCTTGAGGGTGACCTCGACATCGTGCGCTCGGACGACCAGTGGAACATCGACGGCGTCGCACTGGACAAAGACAGCGGTCGCCTCGTGTGCTCACGCAACGTCGACGGCTTCAACCAACTCACCGTCGGCGAACTGACGGGGCCGACCACGGTCGAGACGTTCCCGACGCCGGACCTGCCGGGCGGGCTGGCCGGCGGCGTCTCCTGGGGACCCGATGCCGAACGGTTCGCCGTCAGCGTCACCGGGCGGACGGTCAACACTAACGTGTTCGTCGTGGAGGCCGAGACCGGCGAGAGCGAGCAGTGGACGGCCGCCTCGACGGCCGGCATCCCGCGTGAGACGTTCATCGAGCCAGACGTCGTCCGGTTCGAATCCTTCGACGGGCGAGAGATTCCGGCGCTGTTCTCGCTGCCGGACGGTGCAGCCGGCGGGACCGGGGCTGGCGGAGACACCCCAGTCATTGTCGACATCCACGGCGGCCCGGAGAGCCAGCGCCGCCCGTCGTTCTCGGGCCTGACCCAGTACTTCCTCTCGCGGGGCTACGCCGTCTTCGAGCCCAACGTCCGGGGGTCGACCGGCTACGGGAAGGCCTACACGCACCTCGACGACGTGGAAAAACGGATGGACTCGGTGAAAGACCTGCGGGCCGGCGTCGACTGGCTCCACGACCAGCCGGCCGTCGACCCCGACAAAATTGTGGCGATGGGCGGGTCCTACGGTGGGTTCATGGTGCTTGCGGCGCTGACCGAGTACCCGGACCTCTGGGCGGCCGGCGTCGACGTGGTCGGCATCGCCAACTTCGTGACGTTTCTGGAGAACACCGGCGACTGGCGGCGGGAACTCCGTGAGGCCGAATACGGGTCTCTCGAGACGGATCGGGAGTTCCTCGAATCCATCTCGCCGATCAACAACGTCGACCGCATCGACGCGCCCCTGTTCGTCCTCCATGGGGCAAACGACCCGCGCGTCCCGGTCAGCGAGGCCGAACAGATCGCCGAGCAGGCCGCCGAGCGGGGCGTTCCCGTGGAGAAACTCGTCTTCGACGACGAAGGCCACGGCATCAGCAAACGCCAGAACCGAATCGAAGCGTACACCGCCGTCGTCGAATTCCTCGACGACCACGTCTGA
- a CDS encoding glycosyl transferase family 1, which translates to MRVAVVAMETSQYRDTVGRIRLERVATELAAAGHDVTVFCSQWWSGFDNQRERDGVTYRAVTVSPTTPSFCVRLPVMLARFRPDVVHVHPTPSSVALAAKAGATLSRAPLLTEWYGDEDVPESRRADLALRASDCLVTPSELVRTRVRERGATADQTTILPQSIDMDLVRETDAGEEIDVVYAHRLDGSANVESLLLGLAELRQKGWSATIIGDGPERAYYEQEAADLRIDDRVTFVGACDVEERVSIYKGAHVFVQTAFRECFATDLLWAMACGCIGIVEYQAESSAHELIEQRNRAFRVTNPQEIADKIAESAGFERRTVDESCAEFDHAQVRAEYEDLYEKQIEDTGLF; encoded by the coding sequence ATGCGTGTCGCGGTCGTCGCCATGGAGACGAGTCAGTACCGGGACACAGTGGGCCGGATCCGGCTAGAGCGGGTGGCTACCGAACTCGCCGCTGCCGGCCACGACGTGACAGTGTTCTGTTCGCAGTGGTGGTCGGGATTCGATAATCAGCGCGAGCGCGACGGCGTCACCTACCGTGCCGTCACCGTCTCGCCGACCACCCCCTCCTTCTGTGTCCGCCTGCCGGTCATGCTCGCCCGGTTCCGTCCAGATGTCGTCCACGTCCACCCGACGCCGTCGTCGGTCGCACTCGCGGCCAAGGCCGGTGCAACGCTGTCTCGCGCGCCGCTTCTCACGGAGTGGTATGGGGACGAGGACGTGCCCGAGAGCCGCCGGGCCGACCTCGCGCTCCGCGCGTCGGATTGCCTCGTCACACCGTCCGAACTCGTCCGCACGCGAGTCCGCGAGCGGGGAGCGACGGCGGACCAGACCACGATTCTCCCACAGAGCATCGACATGGACCTCGTTAGAGAGACCGATGCCGGCGAGGAGATCGACGTGGTGTACGCCCACCGACTGGACGGCAGCGCGAACGTCGAGTCGCTGCTGCTCGGGCTGGCGGAACTCAGACAGAAGGGCTGGTCGGCGACGATCATCGGCGACGGCCCCGAGCGAGCGTACTACGAACAGGAGGCCGCCGACCTCCGCATCGACGACCGCGTGACCTTCGTCGGTGCGTGCGACGTAGAGGAGCGCGTCTCGATTTACAAGGGCGCGCACGTGTTCGTCCAGACGGCGTTTCGCGAGTGTTTCGCTACCGACCTCCTCTGGGCGATGGCCTGTGGCTGTATCGGCATCGTGGAGTACCAGGCTGAGTCATCAGCCCACGAACTCATCGAGCAGCGCAACCGTGCGTTCCGAGTGACGAACCCGCAGGAAATCGCCGACAAAATCGCTGAATCAGCCGGATTCGAGCGCCGGACGGTCGACGAATCCTGTGCCGAGTTCGACCACGCGCAGGTCCGAGCAGAGTATGAGGACCTCTACGAGAAGCAAATCGAAGATACCGGTCTTTTCTAA
- a CDS encoding sodium:proton antiporter gives MVEGIAAGPWSIVPALVAIGLAWYTRDALIGLFVGIVITGVLVGALHPQAVGVPSDLITAGGEVATVQPQAEDGSPWTVGVGGIVLGAIFGLKLVPEIIATAPLFGEWYVKNVLLAIFAIGGLIGLMIRAGAIQGVLESLVARADSAADAEKAAFLAGIAIHIDDYFNCLVVGSMMRPLTDKFDVSRAKLAYYVDSAGSPASRLAFYSTWGAAMVGFIGGGLVEAQQQGTLPSGMTNFVNTGGEQVTAATGAVWPLFFNTLFTGFYSWIALGLAGLVAWQVVPNIYGMGTEETRARSEGKVVGDDADPMISAEMDEYEVAETATPDWRNFAWPILTMIVVGLGAMFWRASPVIYVKGKEGMGTTLLQLGSWQLITPPSGPWAFNIGGVQLGLASFSALIVAFLLYRWKGDIPSNDDATDAMMVGFKGILLAAVILMFASSIQNAVTILGISSFVTNVFGGVPAFVIPVGVFLVTSFVSFSDGSSWSTYGIMFPIAIPLAFSTGANLPLVLGAVFSGGIFGDHTSPISDTTVLASSTSGSDHMVHVRSQAPYALIAAGIAAVLFLVFGLVLPEGFRVIPY, from the coding sequence ATGGTTGAGGGAATCGCGGCTGGACCGTGGTCTATCGTCCCTGCGCTCGTCGCCATCGGTCTCGCCTGGTACACCCGTGACGCCCTTATCGGGCTGTTCGTGGGCATCGTCATCACAGGCGTGCTGGTCGGCGCATTACACCCCCAGGCTGTCGGGGTCCCGTCGGACCTGATCACCGCTGGCGGTGAGGTGGCCACCGTCCAGCCACAGGCCGAGGACGGGAGTCCCTGGACAGTCGGCGTCGGTGGCATCGTACTCGGAGCGATCTTCGGGCTGAAGCTCGTGCCGGAAATCATCGCCACGGCCCCGCTGTTCGGGGAATGGTACGTGAAGAACGTCCTCCTCGCCATCTTCGCCATCGGCGGGCTGATCGGACTGATGATTCGAGCTGGGGCGATACAGGGCGTGCTGGAGTCGCTGGTGGCGCGGGCCGACTCCGCCGCAGACGCCGAGAAGGCCGCTTTCCTGGCCGGTATCGCCATCCATATCGACGACTACTTCAACTGCCTCGTGGTCGGCTCGATGATGCGGCCGCTGACCGACAAGTTCGACGTTTCGCGGGCTAAACTGGCCTACTACGTCGACTCAGCGGGGTCGCCAGCGTCACGGCTCGCGTTCTACTCGACGTGGGGCGCGGCGATGGTCGGCTTCATCGGTGGCGGTCTCGTCGAGGCACAGCAGCAGGGGACGCTCCCGTCGGGCATGACCAACTTCGTCAACACCGGCGGCGAGCAGGTCACTGCGGCGACCGGGGCTGTCTGGCCGCTGTTTTTCAACACGCTGTTTACCGGCTTCTACTCGTGGATTGCGCTCGGCCTCGCTGGCCTTGTCGCGTGGCAGGTCGTGCCAAACATCTACGGGATGGGGACCGAAGAGACCCGGGCGAGAAGCGAAGGGAAGGTCGTCGGAGACGACGCAGACCCGATGATTTCCGCAGAGATGGACGAATACGAGGTGGCCGAAACCGCCACACCGGACTGGCGGAACTTCGCCTGGCCGATCCTCACGATGATTGTCGTCGGCCTCGGCGCGATGTTCTGGCGAGCCAGCCCCGTCATCTACGTCAAGGGGAAGGAAGGGATGGGGACCACACTGCTCCAGCTCGGCAGTTGGCAGCTAATCACGCCGCCGAGCGGGCCGTGGGCGTTCAACATCGGCGGCGTCCAGCTCGGTCTGGCCTCGTTCTCCGCGCTCATCGTCGCCTTCCTGCTGTATCGCTGGAAGGGCGACATCCCGTCCAACGACGACGCGACCGATGCGATGATGGTCGGCTTCAAAGGCATCCTCCTCGCGGCTGTCATCCTGATGTTCGCCAGTTCCATCCAGAACGCGGTGACGATACTGGGCATCTCGTCGTTCGTGACGAACGTCTTCGGCGGCGTGCCTGCGTTTGTCATTCCGGTCGGTGTCTTCCTCGTAACCTCGTTTGTCAGCTTCTCAGACGGGTCGTCGTGGTCGACCTACGGGATCATGTTCCCCATCGCCATCCCGCTGGCGTTCTCGACGGGTGCGAACCTCCCGCTCGTCCTCGGCGCGGTGTTCAGCGGCGGCATCTTCGGCGACCATACCTCACCCATCAGCGACACGACCGTGCTGGCGTCGTCGACGAGCGGAAGCGACCACATGGTTCACGTCAGAAGTCAAGCACCCTATGCCCTCATCGCGGCTGGTATCGCGGCCGTGTTGTTCCTCGTGTTCGGGCTGGTGCTTCCCGAAGGGTTCCGCGTCATCCCGTACTGA
- a CDS encoding helicase, translated as MTVEEPADRDDDSDATTELELDAVYDAIDAVGRPHLTATELSRKTDLTPDEARAALEGIADDGDIERQDVSEVESVWYPTDIAEVTDRERVVLFPDRREVVVEHPDQFTRAQLSQFARLQDTNRSGGYVYELREEDIWAAPHESLEDLLATMRDVLGERSPHLEEWVTSQWERARKFRLKTHEDGYVVLEAESDDLMGNVARPKLDDDHLRAPISDSESWVNEDATAEIKRTLYEAGYPVRDDRDLETGDAIEMDLRLRLRDYQQDWVERFTEQGSGVFVGPPGSGKTVAAMGAMAAIGGETLILVPSRELATQWRDELVRHTSLTDDDIGEYHGGEKSICPVTIATYRTAGMDRHRKLFDQRKWGLIVYDEVHHVPSPIHRRSADLQTKHRLGLTATPTRESDDEEEIFTLVGPPIGTDWGKLFDEGYVSEPEVEIRLVPWGNETEQSEYSSTSGHDRRQAAASNTGKVDEIRYALAENHAAKALVFIEYLDQGEAISEAIDAPFISGETPHARREKLFDEFRRGELDTLVVSRVGDEGIDLPDAELAIVASGLGGSRRQGAQRAGRTMRPAGDARMVILATRGTTEEDFVRRQMRHLASKGIRVTETEAEAVEPPAETE; from the coding sequence GTGACAGTCGAGGAGCCAGCTGACCGAGACGACGACTCGGATGCCACCACGGAACTCGAACTCGACGCCGTCTACGACGCCATCGATGCTGTCGGCCGCCCACATCTGACGGCGACGGAGCTCTCCCGCAAAACGGATCTGACGCCCGACGAGGCGCGGGCGGCACTGGAGGGGATCGCCGACGACGGCGACATCGAGCGCCAGGACGTGTCCGAAGTCGAGTCTGTATGGTATCCGACGGACATCGCAGAAGTGACCGACCGCGAGCGCGTCGTCCTGTTTCCCGACCGCCGTGAAGTGGTGGTCGAACACCCCGACCAGTTCACGCGTGCGCAACTCTCGCAGTTCGCCCGACTGCAGGACACCAACCGCTCGGGCGGCTACGTGTACGAACTCCGCGAGGAGGACATCTGGGCTGCACCCCACGAGTCTCTGGAGGACCTGCTCGCGACGATGCGAGACGTGCTGGGCGAACGCTCGCCACACCTCGAAGAGTGGGTGACGAGCCAGTGGGAGCGCGCCCGGAAGTTCCGCCTGAAGACCCACGAGGACGGCTACGTCGTGCTCGAAGCCGAAAGCGACGATCTGATGGGCAACGTCGCCCGGCCGAAACTCGACGACGACCACCTCCGGGCCCCCATCTCCGACTCGGAGTCGTGGGTCAACGAGGACGCGACCGCCGAAATCAAGCGCACACTGTACGAGGCGGGCTATCCGGTTCGGGACGACCGCGACCTCGAAACGGGCGACGCTATCGAGATGGATCTGCGCCTGCGCCTGCGGGACTACCAGCAGGACTGGGTGGAGCGGTTCACCGAGCAGGGCTCGGGCGTGTTCGTCGGCCCGCCGGGGTCGGGCAAGACCGTCGCCGCGATGGGTGCGATGGCCGCTATTGGCGGCGAGACGCTAATTCTCGTCCCCTCGCGCGAACTCGCGACCCAGTGGCGCGACGAACTGGTCCGGCACACCTCGCTCACTGACGACGACATCGGCGAGTACCACGGCGGCGAGAAGTCCATCTGCCCGGTCACCATCGCCACCTACCGCACCGCCGGCATGGACCGCCACCGGAAACTGTTCGACCAGCGCAAGTGGGGGCTCATCGTCTACGACGAGGTCCACCACGTCCCCTCGCCCATCCACCGGCGGAGCGCGGACCTCCAGACCAAACACCGCCTGGGCCTGACCGCGACGCCGACCCGCGAGAGCGACGACGAGGAGGAGATATTCACGCTCGTCGGCCCGCCAATTGGGACCGACTGGGGCAAACTGTTCGACGAGGGGTACGTCTCCGAGCCGGAGGTCGAAATCCGCCTCGTGCCGTGGGGCAACGAGACCGAACAGTCAGAGTACAGTTCCACGTCGGGCCACGACCGCCGGCAGGCCGCCGCCAGCAACACCGGGAAGGTAGACGAGATTCGCTACGCGCTGGCCGAGAACCACGCCGCGAAGGCGCTGGTGTTCATCGAGTATCTCGATCAGGGTGAGGCCATCAGCGAGGCCATCGACGCACCATTTATCAGCGGTGAAACGCCACACGCTCGCCGAGAGAAGCTGTTTGACGAGTTCCGCCGGGGCGAACTCGACACGCTGGTCGTCTCCCGCGTCGGCGACGAGGGTATTGACCTGCCGGACGCCGAACTCGCCATCGTCGCCTCCGGGCTTGGCGGGTCCCGCCGCCAGGGCGCACAGCGGGCCGGTCGAACGATGCGCCCCGCCGGCGACGCCCGGATGGTCATTCTCGCGACGCGAGGGACGACTGAAGAGGACTTCGTCCGCCGGCAGATGCGCCACCTCGCTTCAAAGGGCATCCGCGTGACAGAGACGGAGGCCGAGGCCGTCGAGCCGCCGGCCGAGACGGAGTGA
- a CDS encoding methyltransferase type 11 yields the protein MNRRDIVREGYDDIAATYATERDGEGRERDLVASLADRLPAESRVLDAGCGAGTPAMDSLAAEHTVTGLDISREQLRTARERVPGPRLCQGDLAALPFPADTFDAVVSLHAVIHVPRAEHAAVFAEFERVLEPGGRLLAALGDEQWAGTNENWLGTDTEMAWSFYGRSRNRELLTEAGFSVTGVETVDDELGGVFAFFRARA from the coding sequence ATGAATCGACGCGACATCGTCCGCGAGGGCTACGACGATATCGCCGCGACCTACGCGACCGAGCGTGACGGTGAGGGTCGCGAGCGCGATCTGGTCGCAAGCCTCGCGGATCGCCTGCCTGCCGAAAGCCGGGTTCTCGATGCCGGCTGTGGCGCCGGAACGCCCGCGATGGACAGTCTCGCAGCCGAGCACACTGTCACCGGACTGGACATCTCTCGCGAGCAGCTACGAACGGCGCGCGAGCGGGTCCCCGGACCGCGGCTCTGTCAGGGGGACCTGGCAGCGCTGCCGTTCCCAGCAGACACGTTCGATGCGGTCGTCTCACTGCACGCGGTCATCCACGTTCCGCGAGCGGAACACGCTGCCGTCTTCGCCGAGTTCGAACGCGTGCTCGAGCCGGGCGGTCGACTCCTGGCCGCGCTGGGCGACGAACAGTGGGCGGGCACCAACGAGAACTGGCTGGGGACCGATACCGAGATGGCCTGGAGCTTCTACGGGCGCAGTCGCAATCGCGAGCTACTGACTGAGGCCGGCTTCTCCGTCACCGGTGTCGAAACCGTCGACGACGAACTCGGTGGGGTGTTCGCGTTTTTCCGGGCGCGAGCGTAA
- a CDS encoding methyl-accepting chemotaxis protein, which yields MAFQSESTSSRKRITKSDRAGVDGGTLTDRIGLDAGEIRWRKEFTGFDESDVDNLTAMADETNARAESVVDDFYDHLQSYDETVEIFGRSTKSVDQLKNTQTQYLRDLVAGSYDKQYFENRARIGKIHDMLDLGPKIYLGAYSIYFEHFLRTIVEDLQSGDAARDEALEEMQSRALSVFKLLNLDQQVAMDTYIDSYSQRLESAIDDQQALMEEVESGLQEPIDELSTSAEAVAQTNKQITATAETQSESMDEVAGEVADMSATIEEIASTAEEVASTSTSAEQKAARGNEAAQQAAAMMNDVDDAVDTVSEDIAGLQEQADEIDDIVEVINDIADQTNMLALNASIEAARAGEAGDGFAVVADEIKTLAGDSQEHANRIEDTVTEIQDETVDAVESLETVTEQVTEGIDQVETAAERLEEIVSAVNEASQGIQEVSAATDDQAASTEEVASMIDELSSGIDDMSAQLDDLAATNERQTEKIQDVAETARRLDTERRNFDSR from the coding sequence ATGGCATTTCAGAGCGAAAGTACAAGCTCTCGAAAACGGATCACTAAATCTGATAGGGCTGGCGTCGATGGCGGGACACTGACAGACCGTATCGGACTGGACGCCGGGGAGATACGCTGGCGAAAGGAGTTCACTGGGTTTGACGAGTCGGATGTCGACAATCTCACCGCGATGGCGGACGAGACGAACGCCCGGGCCGAATCTGTCGTCGACGATTTCTACGATCATCTCCAGTCGTACGATGAAACCGTCGAGATCTTCGGGCGGTCCACCAAGTCAGTCGACCAACTCAAGAACACGCAGACGCAGTACCTCCGGGACCTCGTCGCCGGGAGCTACGACAAACAGTACTTCGAGAACCGGGCCCGTATCGGGAAGATTCACGATATGCTCGACCTCGGGCCGAAAATCTATCTCGGGGCCTACAGCATCTATTTCGAGCACTTCTTGCGGACAATTGTCGAGGACCTGCAATCGGGCGACGCTGCCCGGGACGAAGCGCTCGAAGAAATGCAGTCGCGGGCGCTCTCCGTGTTCAAACTCCTCAATCTCGACCAGCAGGTCGCGATGGACACCTACATCGACTCGTACAGCCAGCGGCTCGAATCGGCAATCGATGACCAGCAGGCGCTGATGGAGGAGGTCGAGAGCGGGCTCCAGGAACCCATCGACGAACTGAGCACCTCCGCTGAGGCGGTCGCTCAGACGAACAAGCAGATCACTGCGACAGCCGAGACCCAATCCGAGTCGATGGACGAGGTGGCGGGCGAGGTCGCGGATATGAGCGCGACCATCGAGGAGATTGCGTCGACCGCCGAGGAAGTCGCGAGTACCAGCACGTCAGCTGAACAGAAGGCTGCACGTGGGAACGAAGCCGCACAGCAGGCTGCGGCCATGATGAACGACGTCGACGACGCCGTCGATACGGTTTCGGAAGATATCGCGGGCTTACAGGAGCAGGCCGACGAAATCGATGACATCGTCGAAGTGATAAACGACATCGCGGACCAGACGAACATGCTCGCGCTGAACGCCTCCATCGAAGCCGCACGCGCCGGCGAGGCGGGCGATGGGTTCGCCGTCGTCGCCGACGAAATCAAGACGCTCGCCGGGGATTCACAGGAACACGCGAACCGGATCGAAGACACCGTCACGGAGATTCAGGACGAGACCGTCGACGCCGTCGAGAGCCTCGAAACCGTGACCGAACAGGTGACGGAGGGCATCGATCAGGTCGAGACGGCAGCTGAACGGCTCGAAGAGATTGTTTCGGCGGTCAACGAGGCGTCACAGGGCATTCAGGAGGTCTCTGCGGCGACCGACGACCAGGCGGCGTCGACAGAAGAAGTCGCCAGCATGATCGACGAGCTGTCGAGCGGTATCGACGATATGTCGGCACAGCTCGACGACCTTGCAGCGACGAACGAACGGCAGACAGAGAAGATACAGGACGTGGCCGAGACCGCTCGTCGACTCGACACCGAACGGCGCAACTTCGATTCCCGCTGA